In Carnobacterium sp. CP1, the following are encoded in one genomic region:
- the prmA gene encoding 50S ribosomal protein L11 methyltransferase gives MKWTEVSVQTANEAVEAVSNILVEAGSEGVSIEDIQDFLQVLDDGFGQIWALDEADFSKEGVIIKAYFPETLFLPEILPEIKERILKLTTYGLTIEPNTLTIHEVAEEDWATSWKKYYHALKITRFLTIVPAWEDYTPRHLDERVIRLDLGLAFGTGAHPTTHLSLQALENSVRGNETILDVGTGSGVLSIAAKALGAGKVYAYDLDEVAVQSAYDNIQLNDYAKDVHISANDLLKGIEIEADIVVANILAEVIVPLIPDAWRVLKPGGLFLTSGIIKDKKESILTHLTEQGFEIVQILQRGDWVAVTAQRPIEEE, from the coding sequence ATGAAGTGGACTGAAGTAAGTGTTCAAACAGCAAATGAAGCCGTTGAAGCCGTTTCAAACATTTTAGTCGAAGCAGGTTCAGAAGGTGTTTCAATTGAAGATATTCAGGATTTTTTACAAGTTCTAGATGATGGTTTTGGGCAAATATGGGCATTAGATGAAGCAGACTTTTCAAAAGAAGGAGTGATCATCAAAGCTTATTTTCCAGAAACACTTTTCTTACCAGAGATCTTGCCGGAGATTAAAGAACGGATTTTAAAATTAACAACATACGGTCTAACGATTGAACCAAATACCTTGACTATCCATGAAGTCGCTGAAGAAGACTGGGCTACTTCATGGAAAAAATATTACCATGCTTTGAAAATAACCCGTTTCTTAACTATTGTACCTGCGTGGGAAGACTACACGCCTAGACATCTTGATGAACGAGTGATCCGTTTAGATTTAGGGCTGGCGTTTGGTACAGGTGCTCATCCCACAACGCATTTATCTTTACAAGCGTTAGAAAACTCTGTTCGTGGCAATGAAACGATTTTGGATGTGGGAACTGGTTCTGGTGTTTTGAGCATCGCAGCTAAGGCTTTAGGGGCTGGAAAAGTTTATGCTTACGATTTAGACGAAGTGGCTGTTCAATCTGCTTACGATAATATCCAGTTAAACGACTATGCTAAAGATGTCCATATTTCAGCTAATGATTTACTAAAAGGCATTGAAATTGAGGCTGATATCGTTGTTGCTAATATTTTAGCAGAAGTTATCGTTCCATTGATTCCAGATGCTTGGCGCGTTTTAAAGCCAGGTGGATTGTTCTTAACTTCGGGAATTATTAAAGATAAAAAAGAATCTATTCTGACGCATTTAACGGAACAAGGATTTGAAATCGTTCAAATCCTTCAAAGGGGCGATTGGGTTGCTGTTACTGCTCAAAGACCTATCGAGGAGGAGTAA
- a CDS encoding NAD-dependent protein deacylase, whose translation MQNKIIKLKKLIEQSNSIVFFGGAGVSTESGIPDFRSADGLFNQDSGQTYQPEDIVSDWFLKEQPELFFNYYFEHLVYPEAVPNATHLYLAELEAKEKDITIITQNIDGLHQAAGSEKVLELHGSTLRNTCLTCGENYPLRVLRQDDKGIPRCPHDNGIVRPDVVLYGEMLDQTALSMSMAAVEKADLLIVAGTSLSVYPANSLIHYFKGEASILLNRTPVQHPALFDLIIQDSLGSIFKQLKEN comes from the coding sequence GTGCAAAATAAAATCATAAAATTAAAAAAATTAATAGAACAATCTAACAGCATTGTCTTTTTTGGAGGTGCAGGCGTATCAACAGAAAGCGGTATACCGGATTTTCGATCTGCAGACGGCTTATTTAATCAAGATTCAGGTCAAACTTACCAACCAGAGGATATTGTTAGCGATTGGTTTTTAAAAGAGCAGCCGGAATTGTTTTTCAATTACTATTTTGAGCATTTAGTCTATCCAGAAGCGGTTCCTAATGCGACTCATCTTTATTTGGCTGAACTTGAAGCAAAAGAGAAAGATATCACGATCATCACACAAAATATTGATGGGTTGCATCAAGCCGCTGGGAGCGAAAAAGTTTTAGAACTCCATGGAAGTACATTGCGGAATACTTGCTTAACTTGTGGAGAGAACTATCCTTTACGTGTTTTAAGACAAGATGATAAAGGGATACCAAGATGCCCGCACGACAATGGCATCGTTCGTCCAGATGTCGTTCTTTATGGTGAAATGCTAGATCAAACGGCTTTATCAATGAGTATGGCTGCCGTTGAAAAAGCGGACTTATTGATCGTCGCTGGAACATCTTTATCTGTTTATCCTGCTAATAGTTTGATCCACTATTTTAAAGGAGAAGCATCGATTCTGTTGAATCGGACACCGGTTCAACACCCGGCTCTGTTTGATTTGATTATTCAAGATTCATTGGGCTCTATTTTCAAACAATTAAAAGAAAATTAA
- a CDS encoding pyridoxal phosphate-dependent aminotransferase, which yields MNKLINHMNEQLSLLQPSSIRKFDAEVSQIPGMTKLTLGEPDFNTPEHVKAAGIKAIEENYSHYAPTAGELPLREAAASFLNEKYGVQYNPESEILVTAGASEAIYAALFGILNPGEKVLIPTPIFPGYIPVTVLSRCTPIFIDTSSNQFALSPKMIQEAIAEHGASVKAVVLNYPNNPTGVTYTAAEVQALAEELEKHDLFVLSDEIYSELTYNGTHVSIAKYLPEQTLLINGVSKSHAMTGWRIGLLCGPAALIQEINKVHQFMVTTTATMAQKAALAAFKDGKNDAQVMKKEYLKRRDYVYNILQELGFTCPKPNGAFYLFAKIPEGYIQESMAFCVDLAQKNKLALIPGGSFGPGGEGYVRISYAASMETLIEAMEKLTQYISENRVTEAITQ from the coding sequence TTGAATAAACTTATTAACCATATGAATGAACAACTGTCTTTATTACAGCCTTCTTCTATTCGAAAATTTGATGCAGAGGTTTCTCAAATACCAGGAATGACGAAGTTAACTTTAGGCGAACCAGACTTCAATACTCCTGAGCATGTAAAGGCTGCAGGTATTAAAGCCATTGAAGAAAATTATTCTCATTATGCTCCAACCGCTGGAGAACTGCCTTTACGAGAAGCAGCAGCTTCTTTTCTAAACGAAAAGTATGGTGTTCAGTATAATCCTGAATCTGAAATATTAGTGACAGCAGGCGCTTCTGAGGCTATCTATGCAGCTTTATTTGGTATTTTAAATCCTGGAGAAAAAGTATTGATCCCAACGCCAATTTTCCCAGGCTATATACCGGTTACAGTTCTCAGTCGCTGTACGCCTATTTTTATTGATACGTCTAGTAATCAATTTGCCCTTTCACCCAAAATGATCCAAGAAGCTATCGCAGAGCATGGGGCGAGCGTAAAAGCCGTCGTCTTGAATTATCCTAATAATCCGACAGGTGTGACTTATACTGCTGCTGAAGTTCAAGCTTTAGCGGAGGAACTAGAAAAACATGATCTATTTGTTTTAAGCGATGAAATTTATAGTGAACTCACTTATAATGGAACGCATGTTTCCATCGCTAAATACTTGCCTGAGCAAACGCTATTAATCAATGGTGTCTCAAAGTCTCATGCAATGACTGGATGGAGAATCGGCTTGCTTTGCGGACCAGCAGCATTGATTCAGGAAATCAACAAAGTCCATCAATTTATGGTAACCACAACTGCAACAATGGCACAAAAGGCTGCTTTAGCTGCTTTTAAAGATGGTAAAAACGATGCACAAGTCATGAAGAAAGAATACTTGAAACGCCGAGATTACGTTTACAATATCTTACAAGAACTTGGCTTCACCTGTCCAAAACCCAACGGAGCATTTTATCTGTTTGCAAAGATACCTGAAGGCTACATTCAAGAAAGTATGGCATTTTGTGTAGATTTGGCTCAAAAAAATAAGTTAGCGTTGATTCCAGGTGGTTCATTTGGACCAGGCGGCGAAGGATATGTCCGTATCAGCTATGCTGCCAGCATGGAAACATTGATTGAAGCTATGGAGAAATTAACTCAATATATCAGTGAAAATCGAGTAACTGAGGCAATTACACAGTAG
- a CDS encoding DNA-3-methyladenine glycosylase, with amino-acid sequence MTFWLDPTKTTEEIAQELLGCLIIKKTEEGICSGWIVETEAYLGEIDAAAHSYGLKKTPRLASMYKKAGTIYIYSMHTHQMLNLVVQEAGIPQAILIRAIEPYTGIELMEERRGKYGVTLTDGPGKLTKALAIDKSDDGASIDEPPLYLSKTHRRIPKEIGVSARIGIPNKGEWTDALLRYTVIGNPYVSRTKGKKDSDLGWTTTIENNY; translated from the coding sequence ATGACTTTTTGGCTGGATCCAACTAAAACAACCGAAGAGATCGCACAAGAGCTATTGGGTTGTCTGATAATAAAAAAAACTGAAGAAGGAATTTGCTCAGGCTGGATCGTAGAAACAGAAGCTTATTTAGGCGAAATAGATGCTGCAGCTCATAGCTATGGCTTGAAAAAAACTCCCAGACTGGCTTCAATGTACAAAAAAGCAGGAACGATTTACATTTATTCGATGCATACTCATCAAATGCTGAATTTAGTCGTACAGGAAGCAGGCATACCGCAAGCTATTTTAATCCGGGCTATTGAACCTTATACAGGCATTGAACTGATGGAGGAACGCCGCGGGAAATACGGTGTGACTTTAACAGACGGTCCTGGAAAACTGACAAAAGCCTTGGCAATTGATAAAAGTGATGATGGAGCTTCAATCGATGAGCCGCCTTTGTATTTGTCTAAAACACACCGAAGAATCCCGAAAGAAATTGGAGTTTCGGCTAGAATTGGAATCCCAAATAAGGGAGAATGGACAGATGCTTTGCTTCGGTACACGGTTATCGGAAATCCATATGTTTCTAGAACCAAAGGAAAAAAAGATAGCGATTTAGGCTGGACAACAACAATTGAAAACAATTATTAA
- a CDS encoding DUF3013 family protein, which produces MAKKDIIDYLETIMEESHLEFDWSTQWNKRQHIIEVFFTIYAETEPDLVIQDIEGTVNKENIIQFEDAICFFDPTKSKIIPENYLAALPFDLKKGIEKGFLDAVIKMLRIVVTEGQSDLLDFATDPEIETFELHWNELNFETTIQTAKDTNRYDMDRVEYPKF; this is translated from the coding sequence ATGGCAAAAAAAGATATCATTGATTATTTAGAAACAATCATGGAAGAAAGTCATTTAGAATTCGATTGGTCAACTCAATGGAATAAAAGACAGCACATTATTGAAGTGTTTTTTACTATTTATGCTGAAACGGAACCTGATTTAGTCATTCAAGATATAGAAGGAACGGTCAACAAAGAAAACATTATTCAATTTGAAGATGCTATCTGTTTTTTTGACCCAACAAAATCAAAAATAATTCCAGAAAACTATTTAGCAGCTCTTCCCTTTGATTTAAAAAAAGGAATCGAAAAAGGGTTTCTTGACGCAGTTATTAAGATGTTGCGGATAGTTGTAACTGAAGGACAATCAGATTTGCTTGATTTTGCAACGGATCCAGAAATAGAAACATTTGAATTGCATTGGAACGAATTGAACTTTGAAACAACTATTCAAACAGCGAAAGATACAAACCGTTATGACATGGATCGCGTTGAGTATCCGAAATTTTAA